In a single window of the Hippoglossus hippoglossus isolate fHipHip1 chromosome 7, fHipHip1.pri, whole genome shotgun sequence genome:
- the slc35a2 gene encoding UDP-galactose translocator — protein MGGEKHKQEVEEKTATRGQSEVNKRLKYVSLVVLVFQNASLILSIRYVRTLPGERFFTTSAVVMAEILKVLTCLLIILLQKKFNVKETVLFLLDSIVFQYKDTLKLSVPSLIYTLQNNLQYVAISNLPAASFQVTYQLKILTTALFSVMMLRKSLSKVQWVSLLLLFAGVAIVQVQQDGNKEASDNSNQNYMVGLIAVVISCLSSGFAGVYFEKILKGSSASVWVRNVQLGIFGMALGMLGLWWNDGPAVAERGFLFGYTDMVWCVIFNQAFGGLLVAVVVKYADNILKGFATSFSIIVSTVMSIYLFSFHVDLLFTAGAGLVIGAVYMYSLPKAPGGSSSSPSSASSSTGGDDELEAFLPKSVLVK, from the exons ATGGGGGGAGAGAAGCAcaagcaggaggtggaggagaagacagCGACCCGGGGCCAGAGTGAAG TCAACAAAAGGCTGAAGTACGTCAGCCTGGTGGTGCTCGTGTTCCAGAATGCTTCGCTCATCCTCAGCATCCGATATGTCCGCACGCTGCCGGGTGAGCGCTTCTTCACGACGTCGGCCGTGGTCATGGCGGAGATCCTGAAGGTCCTGACGTGTCTGCTCATCATCCTGCTGCAGAAGAAAT tTAACGTGAAGGAGACGGTGTTGTTCCTGCTCGACTCCATCGTGTTTCAGTACAAGGACACTCTGAAACTCTCCGTACCTTCACTCATCTACACGCTGCAGAACAACCTGCAGTATGTCGCCATCTCCAACCTGCCCGCCGCCTCCTTCCAG GTGACGTATCAGCTGAAGATCCTCACCACAGCTCTGTTCAGTGTGATGATGCTCAGAAAGTCTCTGTCCAAAGTCCAGTGGGTTTCTCTGCTACTGCTGTTCGCTGGAGTCGCCATCGTACAG GTGCAGCAGGACGGGAACAAGGAGGCGTCGGACAACTCCAATCAGAACTACATGGTGGGTCTGATCGCCGTCGTGATCAGCTGCCTGTCGTCGGGATTCGCTGGTGTTTACTTTGAGAAGATCCTGAAGGGGAGCTCCGCCTCCGTCTGGGTGAGGAACGTGCAGCTGGGGATCTTCGGCATGGCGCTCGGCATGCTGGGACTGTGGTGGAATGACGGCCCTGCTGTTGCCGAGCGTGGATTCCTGTTCGGCTACACCGACATGGTGTGGTGCGTCATTTTCAACCAGGCGTTCGGCGGGCTGCTGGTGGCCGTGGTGGTGAAGTACGCCGACAACATCCTCAAGGGCTTCGCCACATCCTTCTCGATCATCGTCTCCACGGTGATGTCCATCTACCTTTTCAGTTTCCATGTGGACCTGCTCTTCACAGCAGGGGCGGGGCTTGTCATCGGTGCCGTCTACATGTATAGCCTCCCCAAAGCGCCTGGCGGCAGCTCCTCATCCCCAAGCTCCGCGTCATCGTC GACAGGTGGAGACGATGAATTGGAGGCGTTTCTGCCAAAGTCAGTGCTGGTGAAGTGa
- the LOC117764303 gene encoding sodium- and chloride-dependent creatine transporter 1-like yields the protein MEKQTLPASSCSLVLLEETKKSPLLMSNGGGGGHPPAAAANVSLVEGSGDGGGGACVGLDKKGGVVTRPQPGYPERETWTRQMDFIMSCVGFAVGLGNVWRFPYLCYKNGGGVFLIPYMLIVFVGGIPIFFLEIALGQFMKAGSINVWNIAPLFKGLGYASMVIVFFCNTYYIMVLTWGFYYLIKSFNSVLPWSTCDNIWNTPTCIETFHHQQCRNGSLANTTIVNNMTCADLATSRSPVIEFWENKVLNISPGLDVPGSFHWELMLCLMFVWVLVYFCVWKGVKSTGKIVYVTATFPYVVLFILLVRGVTLPGAYDGIMYYIKPDWSKLLEAQVWIDAGTQIFFSYAIGLGALTALGSYNRFNNDCYKDAFVLALINSGTSFFAGFVVFSILGFMANEQGVDISQVAESGPGLAFIAYPKAVSLWPVAPLWASLFFFMLLLLGLDSQFVGVEGFVTGILDLFPGQYNHRYKREIAVAICCLLCFIIDLSMVTQGGMYVFQLFDYYSASGMTLLWQAFWECIIVAWVYGADRFMDDVARMIGYRPFPWMKWCWSFITPCVCLAIFMFHLFNYKPLTYNNVYVYPWWGEVIGWCMALSSMLCIPVSVLYKLFRAKGTFKERWAHLTTPVLGAHHLEYMAPDVRDLTLISPGTDDNIIILESVM from the exons atggagaagcagacccttccagcctcctcctgctcgctGGTTCTCCTGGAGGAGACCAAAAAGAGCCCCCTTCTTATGTCCAATGGTGGCGGTGGCGGTCACCCCCCTGCGGCAGCTGCTAATGTCAGCCTCGTGGAAGGTTCTGGAGATGGTGGCGGTGGAGCTTGTGTTGGTCTGGACAAGAAAGGAGGCGTGGTCACGAGGCCTCAGCCGGGATACCCTGAGCGTGAAACATGGACACGGCAGATGGACTTCATCATGTCCTGCGTTGGATTCGCTGTGGGACTCGGCAACGTGTGGAGGTTCCCGTACCTGTGCTACAAGAACGGAGGAG GCGTCTTCCTGATCCCGTACATGCTCATCGTCTTTGTCGGTGGAATCCCCATCTTTTTCCTGGAGATCGCTCTGGGACAGTTCATGAAGGCCGGCAGCATCAATGTCTGGAACATCGCTCCGCTCTTTAAAG GTCTCGGTTACGCCTCCATGGTGATCGTGTTTTTCTGTAACACCTACTACATCATGGTGTTGACCTGGGGCTTCTACTACCTGATAAAGTCTTTTAACTCCGTCCTCCCGTGGTCCACCTGTGACAACATATGGAACACGCCCACCTGCATCGAGACCTTTCATCATCAGCAATGCAGAAACGGCAGCCTCGCCAACACCACCATCGTCAACAACATGACCTGTGCCGACCTGGCGACCTCGCGATCGCCCGTCATTGAGTTCTGGGA GAACAAGGTGCTGAACATCTCGCCGGGTCTGGATGTACCTGGGAGCTTTCACTGGGAGCTCATGCTGTGTCTGATGTTCGTCTGGGTTCTTGTTTACTTCTGCGTCTGGAAGGGAGTCAAATCCACCGGGAAG attgtgTACGTCACAGCGACCTTCCCCTACGTagtcctcttcatcctgctggTCAGAGGTGTCACTCTACCCGGAGCCTACGACGGCATCATGTACTACATCAAACCTGATTGGTCCAAACTGCTGGAGGCTCAG GTGTGGATAGACGCCGGGACTCAGATCTTCTTCTCCTACGCCATCGGACTGGGAGCTCTGACGGCGCTGGGCAGCTACAACCGCTTCAACAACGACTGCTACAa AGACGCCTTCGTCTTGGCTCTGATCAACAGTGGAACCAGTTTCTTCGCTGGTTTCGTCGTGTTTTCTATTCTGGGCTTCATGGCCAATGAGCAGGGAGTCGACATCTCACAGGTCGCTGagtcag GTCCAGGTCTGGCGTTCATTGCGTATCCGAAGGCCGTCAGTCTGTGGCCGGTGGCTCCGCTCTGGGCGtcgctcttcttcttcatgctgctgctgctggggctggACAGTCAG ttCGTCGGCGTTGAGGGTTTTGTCACTGGAATCCTGGATCTGTTCCCTGGACAATACAACCATCGATATAAAAGGGAGATCGCCGTGGCGATATGCTGTTTACTGTGCTTCATTATTGATCTCTCCATGGTGACGCAG GGAGGGATGTACGTCTTCCAGTTGTTTGACTACTATTCGGCCAGTGGAATGACTCTGTTGTGGCAAGCATTCTGGGAATGCATAATAGTTGCCTGGGTCTAcg GTGCTGACCGCTTCATGGACGATGTGGCTCGTATGATTGGCTACCGTCCTTTCCCCTGGATGAAGTGGTGCTGGTCCTTCATCACTCCATGTGTCTGCCTG GCCATCTTCATGTTCCACCTGTTCAACTACAAACCTCTGACCTACAACAATGTGTATGTGTACCCGTGGTGGGGCGAGGTGATTGGCTGGTGTATGGCTTTGTCCTCCATGCTCTGCATCCCCGTCAGTGTCCTCTACAAACTGTTCAGAGCAAAGGGAACATTCAAAGAG CGCTGGGCCCACCTGACCACTCCGGTTTTGGGGGCCCATCACCTGGAGTATATGGCCCCCGACGTCAGAGACCTGACGCTGATCTCACCCGGCACCGAcgacaacatcatcatcttaGAGAGCGTCATGTAG